The Schizosaccharomyces pombe strain 972h- genome assembly, chromosome: I genome contains a region encoding:
- the sid1 gene encoding PAK-like GC kinase Sid1, with product MYPLNANSYTLLRKLGSGSFGVVWKARENVSGDIIAIKQIDLETGIDDITDIEQEVFMLSNCNSSNVIQYYGCFVDGYTLWILMEHMDGGSVSGLLKMGRLNEQVISIILREVLYGLNYLHGQNKIHRDIKAANILLSSSTGNVKLADFGVAAQLSNAASRRHTFVGTPFWMAPEVIQQTSYGLAADIWSLGITAIEMANGIPPRATMHPMRVIFEIPQSEPPKLDDHFSPTFRDFVSCCLDLNPNMRWSAKELLQHPFIKSAGTVKDIIPLLVQKENKLFDDSDQSVLEETINNTLKPFEEPIAEGNADIEDWTFETVKKSDSTVLGNTSIPKNSIISSQNKEELPSSIKYLEKTIMSDQATPHPFSKSLSEKGSSYHKSLTSDFAMKHYIKSTIRSMLLNDKLSATQRSSLESFYTSFISLDKNLSSKFVNQITPDNRLHHKKQKRSPISQLLFSRWLEETEKRRSLNG from the exons ATGTATCCTCTCAATGCTAATTCTTATACTCTGCTACGGAAATTAGGATCAGGTTCATTTGGGGTTGTCTGGAAAGCACGTGAAAATGTGTCTGGCGACATTATCGCTATTAAACAG ATTGATTTAGAAACAGGTATTGACGACATTACCGACATCGAACAAGAGGTATTTATGTTATCGAATTGCAACAGTTCCAATGTAATTCAGTATTACGGTTGTTTTGTTGACGGATACACATTATGGATTTTGATGGAGCATATGGATGGAGGATCAGTTTCGGgacttttgaaaatgggAAGGTTGAATGAACAAGTAATTTCAATCATTCTTCGAGAGGTCCTTTATGGGCTAAATTATCTTCATggacaaaacaaaatccaCAGAGATATCAAAGCCGCCAATATACTACTATCTTCCTCTACCGGAAACGTAAAGCTTGCTGACTTTGGAGTTGCCGCTCAACTTTCGAACGCTGCTTCGCGTAGACACACGTTTGTTGGAACGCCATTTTGGATGGCACCGGAAGTAATACAACAAACAAGTTATGGTTTAGCTGCTGACATTTGGTCTCTTGGAATTACGGCTATTGAAATGGCTAACGGAATTCCGCCCCGCGCTACAATGCATCCAATGCGTGTCATCTTTGAAATTCCTCAATCCGAGCCTCCAAAGCTAGATGATCATTTCAGTCCAACATTCCGTGATTTTGTGTCCTGCTGCTTAGATCTCAATCCTAATATGCGATGGTCAGCTAAAGAACTCCTTCAACACCCATTCATCAAAAGCGCAGGAACTGTGAAAGACATTATTCCTTTGCTTGTTCAGAAGGagaataaattatttgatgATTCGGATCAAAGTGTATTGGAAGAAACCATAAATAATACTTTAAAGCCCTTTGAAGAACCAATTGCTGAAGGAAATGCTGACATTGAGGATTGGACATTTGAAACTGTAAAGAAATCTGACTCAACTGTGTTAGGGAATACTAGCATTCCTAAAAATTCCATCATCAGTTCACAAAATAAAGAGGAATTGCCTTcatcaataaaatatttagaGAAAACTATAATGAGTGATCAAGCGACACCGCATCCTTTTTCCAAGTCATTGTCTGAAAAAGGTAGCTCTTATCATAAATCGTTGACTTCCGATTTTGCTATGAAACATTATATTAAGTCCACCATACGATCGATGTTATTAAATGATAAATTGTCAGCAACGCAGCGCTCATCTTTAGAATCTTTTTATACatctttcatttctttAGATAAAAATCTGTCCTCAAAATTTGTTAACCAAATTACTCCAGACAACAGACTGCATcacaaaaagcaaaagcgGAGCCCCATATCACAACTACTATTTTCACGGTGGCTTGAAGAAACtgagaaaagaagaagtcTAAATGGATAG
- the inp53 gene encoding inositol polyphosphate phosphatase — translation MASRQGFSNVNEDEPELPPSVLSLKSKFESLSTGDLTNLDEKTAKRRTVKGCKNGTSEPNVFKARPIPPPRQVSSTIGSSTGRKVSGSIQRLASNFKNPSNPHADVSKIDRLPSDSSESHVATPSSPTISNSFVSVSPLLKRPQQKGPEISFQSSVQSTKGNDLMKHDDTNNHQIPPPKPNFSSKAGSSSPISVSPLKNVKAYISQSPTHSEASSVLSSEEEEENVINSSKSVPSFDLHDPFSQTFGKECPISTAPPVLNIGDRSLETPPPIPSPRPPQPVAVEAIQQSRAVISQQLPLHVSPRKPPKPPLRKVSTQRSSSPIENLATKSDASLVTGLQSSPYTHIAPASEMSLIPEKPRLPPRPSHTLSELSSPALTSENLSSKPSPLFPPPPPRVKSLATNKPVSMPVSTEQSDPSVAASSSSSSQLDVVLKGSIPDTSSVRRNPPCFVNGVESINVDFEARIFDVSGDRLVLAGNGGLRVYDTVTGLCHWHMPLGDTKVTSLSFKSSPENYSDDGRFVWFGTRDGMLWEVDVQNHHIVTKKSVSNCPITYVMVYKNEMWTLDDMGKLYVWQEDEIMGLSIQSTPHSIRTIPHATHAMVLDNRLLWVVVGKSIYVYDPSTSENESASVLAKPMTPPGLIGDISCGTTISNFTDLVFYGHVDGKISIFSKTQYRFLELITSSSFYRICSLVGVGNTLWAAYTTGMIYVFDVSESPWRLLKSWHGHKASHNGATTILGIDVNSVWKAKRLQVVSMASSVVKFWDGLMMGDWLATEMRSRFPEYSNFTDVSILICSWNAGASKPSDLDSDTIGASMIPMMIRDNGYPDIVVFGFQELVDLENKRLTARSILSKSSSKGGSSNSANISSQYRLWREKLESEMMRVSSNDDYQVLVCENLVGLFSCVFVKNKLQSKIRMLQSTTVKTGLGGLHGNKGAIVVRFLVDDTSYCIVNCHLAAGQSNKAARNNDLATILDNASLFPENDETDQLNTFVGGGDGSLIMDHEVCVLHGDLNYRINTLRPKALDLIKKNDIKTLLQSDQLLVERKRNAGFRLRTFTEPEITFAPTYKYDVHSEQYDSSEKKRVPAWCDRICYRGSPDYISAENYTRYELKASDHRPVSALIHSKAKMVNAQSQGSTWDVVKRKWIEYADEFKRKAKITYVMNYTSVSYQTAEQYLSGNNWNVQNALKQVSS, via the exons TGGACGAAAAGTTAGTGGTTCAATTCAAAGGCTAGCttctaattttaaaaatcctTCAAACCCCCACGCTgatgtttcaaaaatagaTCGTCTACCTAGTGATTCTTCTGAATCTCACGTAGCTACTCCATCTTCTCCTACTATATCTAATTCATTTGTTTCTGTTTCTCCATTACTTAAGCGACCTCAACAAAAAGGGcctgaaatttcttttcaatcATCTGTACAATCTACCAAAGGAAATGATCTAATGAAACACGATGATACCAATAATCATCAAATACCACCCCCTAAACccaatttttcttcgaaAGCAGGTTCTTCAAGCCCGATATCTGTATCtccattaaaaaatgttaaggCATATATTTCTCAGTCTCCAACTCACTCCGAAGCCTCTTCGGTTCTGtcttctgaagaagaagaagaaaacgtTATCAATTCTAGTAAAAGTGTGCCCTCCTTTGATTTGCATGATCCATTTAGCCAGACCTTTGGAAAGGAGTGTCCCATATCGACGGCGCCTCCTGTTTTGAACATTGGAGACAGGTCTTTGGAAACTCCTCCTCCAATTCCCTCTCCAAGACCTCCACAGCCAGTTGCTGTTGAGGCTATACAGCAATCGCGTGCGGTAATATCTCAACAATTACCGCTTCATGTATCTCCCCGAAAGCCCCCAAAACCACCGCTGCGTAAAGTTTCTACCCAGCGCTCTTCTTCCCCAATAGAGAATTTGGCTACTAAAAGTGACGCCAGTCTTGTTACTGGTTTACAGTCGTCTCCCTACACTCATATTGCTCCTGCATCAGAGATGTCTTTAATACCTGAGAAACCCAGATTACCTCCCCGTCCTAGTCACACTTTATCAGAACTGTCTAGTCCAGCTTTAACATCTGAAAACTTATCTTCTAAACCATCCCCTTTGTTTCCTCCACCACCACCGAGGGTGAAATCCTTAGCTACTAACAAACCTGTCTCTATGCCTGTTTCTACTGAGCAAAGTGATCCTTCTGTTGCTGCTAGTTCCTCTTCGTCATCGCAATTAGATGTTGTTTTAAAAGGAAGCATACCAGATACTTCTAGCGTTAGGAGGAACCCGCCCTGTTTTGTTAACGGTGTTGAATCAATTAACGTAGATTTTGAAGCTAGAATCTTTGATGTTAGTGGTGATCGCCTTGTTTTAGCTGGAAACGGAGGACTTCGTGTTTATGACACCGTTACTGGTCTTTGTCATTGGCATATGCCTCTAGGGGATACGAAGGTAACGTCCTTATCATTTAAATCATCCCCGGAGAATTACTCTGACGATGGCAGATTTGTTTGGTTTGGAACGAGAGATGGGATGTTATGGGAAGTCGATGTTCAAAATCATCATATCGTTACTAAGAAGTCTGTTTCCAATTGTCCTATTACTTACGTTATGGtctataaaaatgaaatgtgGACGTTGGACGATATGGGAAAACTGTATGTATGGCAGGAAGATGAAATTATGGGTTTAAGTATACAGTCTACTCCACATAGTATTCGCACCATTCCTCATGCCACTCATGCTATGGTTTTAGATAATCGGCTTTTATGGGTTGTTGTTGGGAAATCAATTTATGTATATGATCCTTCAACTTCAGAAAATGAGTCGGCAAGTGTTTTGGCGAAGCCCATGACTCCACCTGGTTTGATAGGTGATATCTCTTGTGGCACTACTATTTCAAACTTTACGGATTTGGTCTTCTATGGTCACGTTGATGGAAAAATATCCATCTTTTCGAAAACCCAATACCGTTTTTTGGAGCTAATTACTAGCAGTTCATTCTATAGAATTTGTTCACTAGTTGGTGTTGGAAATACACTTTGGGCAGCCTACACGACAGGCATGATTTACGTATTTGATGTTTCTGAGAGTCCTTGGCGCCTCTTAAAAAGTTGGCATGGTCATAAAGCAAGTCACAATGGAGCTACCACTATACTTGGTATTGATGTGAATAGCGTATGGAAAGCTAAAAGGCTCCAAGTTGTTAGTATGGCTTCTTCAGTTGTCAAGTTTTGGGATGGTTTAATGATGGGTGACTGGTTAGCTACCGAAATGCGAAGCCGCTTCCCAGAATATAGTAATTTTACTGACGTGTCTATACTTATTTGTTCCTGGAATGCCGGAGCTTCAAAGCCATCTGATCTAGATAGTGATACTATTGGAGCTAGTATGATTCCAATGATGATTCGAGACAATGGATACCCAGATATAGTTGTGTTTGGTTTTCAAGAGCTAGTTGATTTGGAGAATAAAAGACTCACAGCTAGAAGCATCCTTTCAAAGTCGAGCTCCAAAGGTGGTTCGTCTAACAGTGCTAATATTTCCAGTCAGTATCGTTTATGGCGTGAAAAATTAGAATCTGAAATGATGCGGGTAAGCTCAAACGATGATTATCAGGTTTTGGTATGTGAAAATTTGGTTGGTCTTTTCTCATGtgtttttgtaaaaaataagttacAAAGCAAAATTCGGATGTTACAATCGACAACTGTAAAAACGGGACTAGGTGGTTTGCATGGTAACAAAGGTGCAATAGTCGTTCGCTTTCTGGTAGATGATACTTCATATTGCATAGTAAACTGTCATTTGGCTGCTGGTCAATCCAATAAAGCAGCCAGAAATAATGATTTGGCAACAATTTTAGACAATGCTTCTCTTTTTCctgaaaatgatgaaacTGATCAATTGAATACATTCGTTGGTGGTGGCGATGGCTCTTTAATTATGGATCACGAAGTTTGTGTTTTGCATGgtgatttaaattatagAATCAACACATTGAGACCTAAAGCTTtagatttaattaaaaaaaacgacATAAAAACTTTGCTCCAAAGCGATCAGCTTCTTGTTGAgcgaaaaagaaatgcCGGATTTCGTCTGAGAACATTTACTGAACCAGAAATCACGTTTGCCCCAACTTACAAGTACGACGTTCATAGTGAGCAGTACGACAGTAGTGAAAAAAAGCGTGTGCCTGCCTGGTGTGATCGTATCTGTTATCGTGGAAGTCCCGACTACATCTCTGCAGAAAACTATACCAGGTACGAACTGAAGGCATCAGATCACCGACCAGTATCTGCTTTAATACATTCCAAAGCGAAGATGGTAAATGCGCAATCTCAGGGGTCCACATGGGACGTGGTCAAACGAAAGTGGATTGAGTATGCTGATGAATTTAAGAGAAAGGCTaa AATAACCTATGTCATGAATTATACTTCTGTGTCTTATCAAACGGCTGAACAATATTTGTCTGGAAATAACTGGAATGTACAAAATGCTTTAAAGCAAGTGTCAAGTTGA
- a CDS encoding phospholipase, whose product MSSLNSVLPSNACAEIIEGKDKVHNVVILMHGLGDSHKSFANMAKNVPLPNTSYISLRGPYRLPLDFENPGGNWMWGEDVHFDQNGELQSEADFSKSFTMISNLIGNLLSYGILSSRIFFFGFGQGAMVALYSCYKLSTKYQLGGIFSFGGTLPLSITLPNHPFHVPVYLFEKRLHCSCSEYEESRLRKTFKPFHLTCWNRDDKTDMPSSPREWYTFVQSISKHLYIHNTLFEDAIPLTSF is encoded by the coding sequence ATGTCTTCTTTAAACAGTGTTCTACCTTCAAATGCATGCGCAGAGATTATTGAAGGGAAAGACAAGGTTCACAATGTAGTTATTTTAATGCATGGACTTGGAGATTCTCACAAGAGTTTTGCAAATATGGCAAAGAACGTTCCGTTGCCCAACACTAGTTATATTTCCTTACGTGGACCATATCGATTACCAttagattttgaaaatcctGGAGGCAATTGGATGTGGGGAGAGGATGTCCATTTTGATCAAAACGGGGAACTGCAATCTGAAGCCGATTTCTCTAAAAGTTTTACGatgatttcaaatttaattgGCAATCTACTCTCTTACGGTATATTATCTTCtagaatattttttttcgggTTTGGTCAAGGAGCTATGGTTGCTTTATATAGTTGTTATAAATTGTCTACTAAATACCAGCTTGGAGGGATATTTTCCTTTGGAGGTACTCTACCGCTATCCATAACTTTGCCCAATCATCCATTTCATGTTCCAGtgtatttgtttgaaaagcGATTGCATTGTTCATGCAGCGAATATGAAGAATCGCGATTACGTAAAACATTTAAACCATTTCACCTCACATGTTGGAATCGTGATGATAAAACTGACATGCCTTCATCCCCTAGAGAATGGTATACATTCGTTCAATCTATTAGTAAACATTTGTATATTCACAACACGTTGTTTGAAGATGCAATTCCTCTTACATCTTTTTAG
- a CDS encoding Schizosaccharomyces specific protein, protein MDDLLNSVSFSNASNPHNAWGSENISNSNSAIPSITNDVSFSMEASVWKENALNLDTFNLKDINEKLDYTFGVVKPPKRISLASKDYIGITATSETNFRQLIRLGYNEKSLGELKQGTISRLLKEHMTLWNQERSNVNRKSNVLFCWSTAYQKQKRKTASYTNSPVTPPINDKNILLPEQSPLSNFSTTKISSINVPSDILDFSNLSSNEIPKDYSSSTALLNNTVAVKQDHKLSANTFLSSPVKLIERESNSCSTISINKEDEVVPKSPLSLDRKKVDEVEEHSSIAKLDSEEKIRETKKKNSSTSLSPDPTSDNFEWGSWVSSQDTSKNSSNLASASVDDNFSSPSTSLSAPKDTPAVIQSINTSFLNNERAGRGNIKTVDQNQLINRIVDKLPDLSYLVD, encoded by the exons ATGGATGATTTGCTGAACTCTGTTAGTTTTTCGAACGCCTCTAATCCTCATAATGCATGGGGTAGTGAAAATATATCCAACTCGAATTCAGCAATTCCCTCAATTACTAACGATGTCAGTTTTTCAATGGAGGCATCAGTCTGGAAAGAAAATGCTCTCAATCTTGACACatttaatttgaaagatattaatgaaaagttGGATTACACATTTGGCGTTGTCAAGCCTCCTAAACGGATTTCATTGGCATCCAAAGATTATATAGGTATTACAGCTACCTCGGAAACCAATTTTAGACAATTAATCCGCTTAGGATACAATGAGAAAAGTTTAGGAGAACTAAAACAAGGAACCATTAGTCGTTTACTTAAAGAACATATGACTTTATGGAACCAAGAACGGTCTAATGTAAATCGAAAAAGCAATGTGCTTTTTTGTTGGTCAACAGCTTATCAGAAGcagaaaaggaaaacagCAAGCTATACCAATTCACCTGTCACACCGCCCATCAAtgacaaaaatattttgttacCGGAACAGTCTCCTTTATCTAATTTTTCTACGACCAAGATTTCCAGTATAAATGTTCCTTCAGATATACttgatttttctaatttatcaTCGAATGAAATTCCCAAGGATTATTCTTCTTCTACGgctcttttaaataatacaGTTGCTGTTAAACAGGATCACAAATTATCTGCAAATACTTTCCTTTCTTCCCCAGTCAAATTGATTGAGAGGGAAAGCAACAGTTGTTCtacaatttcaataaataaagaggATGAAGTTGTTCCAAAATCACCACTAAGTTTGGATCGTAAAAAAGTTGATGAAGTCGAAGAACATTCATCAATCGCTAAACTTGACtctgaagaaaaaattagagaaacgaagaaaaaaaattcatcaacGTCTCTTTCCCCGGATCCAACCTCtgataattttgaatgggGTTCATGGGTCAGTTCCCAAGATACCTCGAAAAACTCATCGAATTTAGCTTCTGCTTCCGTTGATGAT AATTTTAGTTCACCTTCTACTTCATTGTCAGCTCCTAAAGACACTCCGGCTGTTATTCAATCGATCAATACTTCGTTTCTTAATAATGAGAGAGCAGGGCGTggaaatataaaaacagTTGACCAAAATCAACTAATTAATAGAATTGTTGATAAGCTTCCGGATCTTAGTTATCTTGTCGATTGA
- the mzt1 gene encoding putative mitotic spindle organizing protein Mzt1: MSESTKETIEVLYEIGTLLGTELDKTTLSLCISLCENNVHPEAIAQIIREIRMAQEQTVDTEPS, from the coding sequence ATGTCTGAATCTACCAAAGAGACAATAGAAGTTTTATACGAAATAGGAACATTGCTTGGAACTGAACTTGATAAAACAACGCTTTCACTCTGCATCAGTCTTTGTGAAAACAACGTACACCCAGAAGCAATAGCTCAAATAATTCGGGAAATACGTATGGCTCAGGAACAAACTGTTGACACAGAACCAAGTTAA